Proteins encoded in a region of the Orcinus orca chromosome 8, mOrcOrc1.1, whole genome shotgun sequence genome:
- the MSANTD4 gene encoding myb/SANT-like DNA-binding domain-containing protein 4 — MKQLKRKRKSNFSVQETQTLLKEITKRKEVIFSKQLNTTINVMKRMAWEEIAQCVNAVGEGEQRTGTEVKRRYLDWRALMKRKRMKANIKLVGSGFPLPTSDLDDSLTEEIDEKIGFRNDTNFDWQNVADFRDAGGSLTEVKVEEEERDPQSPEFEIEEEEEMLSSVIPDSRRESELPDFPHIDEFFTLNSTPSRSAYDEPHLLVNIEKQKLELEKRRLDIEAERLQVEKERLQIEKERLRQLDMEHERLQLEKERLQIERERLRLQIVTSEKPSLENELGQGEKSVYQPQDIETEKLKLERERLQLEKDRLQFLKFESEKLQIEKERLQVEKERLRMQKEGHLQ; from the exons ATGAAGcaattgaaaaggaaaaggaaaagcaatttcAGTGTACAAGAAACTCAGACCCTtttgaaagaaattacaaaaaggaaagaagtcattTTTTCCAAGCAGCTCAATACAACAATTAATGTGATGAAGCGAATGGCTTGGGAGGAGATTGCACAGTGTGTGAATGCTGTaggagaaggagaacagagaacaGGGACAGAAGTGAAAAGGAGGTACCTTGACTGGCGAGCACTTATGAAGAGAAAGAGGATGAAGGCGAACATTAAGCTAGTTGGTTCGGGGTTTCCCCTTCCCACATCCGATTTAGATGATTCTCTCACTGAAGAGATAGATGAAAAGATTGGATTCCGAAATGATACAAATTTTGATTGGCAAAATGTGGCAGATTTCAGGGatgcaggtggatccttaactgAGGTcaaagtggaagaggaagaaagagatccACAGAGTCCTGAA tttgagattgaagaggaagaagaaatgttGTCATCAGTCATACCAGATTCCAGGAGGGAAAGTGAACTTCCTGATTTCCCCCACATTGATGAGTTTTTTACTCTGAATTCAACACCATCTAGGTCTGCATATGATGAGCCCCATTTGCTTGTAAACATAGAGAAACAGAAACTAGAATTGGAAAAACGACGGCTTGATATTGAGGCTGAAAGACTGCAGGTAGAGAAGGAACGCCTACAGATTGAgaaagagaggctgcgacagttaGACATGGAGCATGAGCGGCTTCAGCTGGAGAAGGAGCGGCTGCAGATTGAAAGAGAGAGGTTGAGGTTACAGATAGTCACCTCAGAGAAACCATCTTTGGAAAATGAACTTGGTCAAGGAGAAAAGTCCGTATATCAACCACAGGATATagaaacagagaagttaaaaCTTGAGAGAGAACGCttgcaactagaaaaagataggctgcagtttttaaaatttgaatcagAGAAGCTGCAGATTGAAAAGGAGCGCTTACAAGTAGAGAAAGAGAGACTACGAATGCAGAAGGAAGGACACTTGCAGTGA